A window of Pusillimonas sp. T7-7 contains these coding sequences:
- a CDS encoding PLP-dependent aminotransferase family protein, which produces MQLFFEPVRNRKGAASLVDQAVEAIESAIRQRLLRPGMPVPSIRHFAKAHGLSTFTVSAAYSRLVAQNWLTARPGSGYRVARTVRNTQPITAPASWIPPRIGASWLLADIFADHSIPIKSGCGWLPAEWLNEAGLQQSLRQVARTPVNQVAGYGHPYGYHPLREYVQQALGQHGLSVDSDQILLTQGASQGLDIVVRTLLRPGDAIAVEQPCYANFLQSLRQAGLRVLGVPRDGGGLCLDTLENLAREHKIKALFVNTVLQNPTGASLSMSNAFRLLQLAEQYDFRVMEDDVSRDLLPGLGPMLVAMAGTGRVVYVSGFSKSIMPSMRVGYVVANDALLKEFAKTKMSMGLTTPEMMERLVYQVLSQGRHQAHLLRVQDRLRQAHDELCALMDQHGFEVFGRPQAGLFLWARPGGGQWHEQGATRLAELALKDGIWLAPGSYFDPGQADTGWIRFNVAYSLHPALWRFMRKAGAASA; this is translated from the coding sequence ATGCAGCTTTTCTTTGAGCCGGTGCGCAACCGCAAGGGGGCCGCATCATTGGTAGACCAGGCGGTTGAAGCGATCGAATCGGCCATACGTCAGCGACTGCTGCGGCCAGGCATGCCCGTGCCGTCAATACGGCACTTTGCCAAAGCACATGGCTTGAGCACATTCACTGTATCGGCGGCCTATAGCCGTTTGGTGGCGCAAAACTGGCTGACAGCGCGTCCGGGCTCGGGCTACCGGGTTGCCCGTACGGTTCGCAACACACAGCCCATAACGGCGCCTGCAAGCTGGATACCACCACGTATAGGCGCTTCGTGGCTGCTGGCCGACATCTTTGCCGATCACTCCATTCCCATCAAGTCCGGTTGCGGCTGGCTGCCTGCCGAATGGCTGAACGAGGCGGGCTTGCAGCAGTCGTTGCGGCAAGTGGCCCGTACCCCGGTCAATCAGGTAGCGGGCTATGGCCATCCCTACGGCTATCACCCCTTGCGCGAATATGTCCAGCAGGCGCTGGGCCAGCATGGGCTGTCTGTGGATAGCGATCAGATACTGCTGACGCAGGGCGCATCGCAAGGTCTGGATATTGTCGTACGCACACTGCTCAGGCCGGGCGACGCCATTGCGGTCGAACAGCCGTGTTACGCCAACTTTCTGCAATCTTTACGCCAGGCGGGCCTTAGGGTGTTGGGTGTGCCGCGCGATGGCGGCGGCTTATGTCTGGATACGCTGGAAAACCTTGCGCGCGAGCATAAGATCAAAGCCCTGTTTGTGAACACGGTTTTACAGAACCCTACCGGCGCCAGCCTGAGCATGAGCAACGCTTTCCGCTTGCTGCAGCTGGCCGAGCAATATGACTTTCGGGTAATGGAAGACGATGTATCGCGCGACTTGCTGCCTGGGCTGGGCCCTATGCTGGTGGCGATGGCCGGTACAGGGCGGGTAGTGTATGTGTCGGGCTTCTCGAAAAGCATCATGCCTTCAATGCGGGTGGGTTATGTGGTGGCCAATGACGCCCTGCTCAAGGAATTTGCCAAGACCAAGATGTCCATGGGCTTGACCACACCCGAAATGATGGAGCGCTTGGTGTATCAGGTGCTCAGCCAGGGCAGGCATCAGGCACACTTGCTGCGTGTTCAAGACCGTCTGCGTCAGGCTCACGACGAACTGTGTGCATTGATGGACCAGCACGGTTTCGAAGTGTTCGGCCGCCCTCAGGCTGGATTGTTCCTGTGGGCCAGGCCGGGTGGCGGGCAGTGGCATGAGCAGGGCGCCACCCGACTGGCCGAGCTGGCTTTGAAGGACGGCATCTGGCTTGCGCCGGGCTCTTATTTTGATCCGGGCCAGGCTGACACCGGATGGATACGCTTTAACGTGGCTTATTCACTGCATCCGGCGTTATGGCGGTTCATGCGCAAGGCGGGCGCGGCTTCAGCTTGA
- a CDS encoding thymidylate synthase — MHQYEDFMRHVYEHGTEKTDRTGTGTRSVFGHQMRFDLSAGFPLITSKKLHTKSIFIELLWFLRGDSNVRWLQEQGVSIWNEWADQNGDLGPVYGVQWRSWPTPGGQHIDQIAQVLQQIRQNPDSRRLIVSAWNVAEIPNMALPPCHAFFQFYVADGKLSCQLYQRSADIFLGVPFNIASYALLTHMVAQQCDLEVGDFIWTGGDCHLYSNHMEQVELQLSRKPYPYPKLQIKRKPDSIFDYRYEDFEIVGYESHPHIKAPVAV, encoded by the coding sequence ATGCATCAATACGAAGATTTCATGCGCCATGTATACGAACATGGCACAGAAAAAACCGATAGAACCGGCACGGGCACGCGCTCGGTCTTTGGCCATCAAATGCGCTTCGATCTGTCTGCTGGGTTTCCCCTGATCACCAGCAAGAAGCTGCACACCAAAAGCATTTTTATTGAACTGCTCTGGTTTCTGCGTGGCGACTCGAATGTGCGCTGGCTACAAGAGCAAGGGGTCTCGATCTGGAACGAGTGGGCTGATCAGAATGGCGACCTGGGCCCGGTCTACGGTGTGCAGTGGCGATCCTGGCCTACGCCTGGCGGCCAGCACATTGACCAGATTGCGCAAGTTCTGCAGCAAATACGGCAAAACCCCGACTCGCGGCGACTGATAGTTTCCGCCTGGAACGTGGCCGAAATACCGAATATGGCGCTGCCACCATGCCATGCCTTCTTCCAGTTCTATGTAGCCGACGGCAAGCTGTCGTGCCAGCTCTACCAGCGCAGCGCCGATATTTTCCTTGGCGTGCCCTTCAATATCGCAAGCTATGCCCTGCTGACCCATATGGTGGCCCAGCAATGCGATCTTGAAGTGGGGGACTTCATCTGGACGGGCGGCGACTGCCACCTGTACAGCAACCACATGGAGCAAGTCGAGCTGCAGCTTTCGCGCAAGCCTTACCCTTATCCAAAGCTGCAAATCAAACGCAAGCCCGATTCCATTTTCGACTACCGCTACGAAGACTTTGAAATCGTGGGCTACGAGTCGCACCCCCACATCAAGGCGCCCGTTGCGGTTTAA
- a CDS encoding dihydrofolate reductase has translation MPPPIIQLVVAYSENRVIGRDNALPWRLPSDLAHFKRVTLGNPIIMGRNTWISLGRPLPGRPNLVISRNPEYKAEGASVHPSLDAAVAACISAAADKVCIIGGEQVFRHALDIADEIIATEVRAQIDGDTFFPALDSSLWQEIERLPQPEENGLHFDFVTYRRIKA, from the coding sequence ATGCCCCCACCCATTATCCAGCTTGTCGTTGCCTATTCAGAAAACCGTGTCATTGGCCGCGACAACGCCCTGCCCTGGCGCCTGCCGTCCGATCTGGCGCACTTCAAGCGCGTTACCTTGGGGAACCCCATCATCATGGGACGCAACACCTGGATATCGCTGGGCCGGCCACTGCCCGGACGGCCCAACTTGGTGATCAGTCGCAACCCTGAATACAAGGCCGAAGGCGCTTCGGTCCATCCTTCACTGGACGCCGCAGTGGCTGCTTGTATAAGCGCAGCGGCCGACAAGGTGTGCATCATAGGTGGCGAACAGGTGTTTCGCCACGCACTGGACATCGCCGACGAAATCATCGCCACCGAGGTCAGGGCCCAGATCGACGGCGACACCTTTTTCCCAGCCCTGGACAGCAGCCTCTGGCAAGAAATTGAAAGGCTGCCGCAGCCCGAAGAAAACGGCCTGCACTTCGACTTCGTGACCTATCGACGCATCAAGGCATAG
- a CDS encoding aspartate aminotransferase family protein has translation MTSQANIPDLSNLWMPFTANRQFKDQPRLLSKAKGMYYTSTTGHQVMDATAGLWCVNAGHGRQEITDAIAQQTAELDYAPSFQLGHLDSFRAASAIANLMPEGMDRIFFTNSGSESVDTALKIALAYHRARGEGQRTRLIGRERGYHGVGFGGISVGGISPNRKTFSGAMLPGVDHLPHTHDLSKNAYTRGQPAWGEHFADDLERIVALHDASTIAAVIVEPMAGSTGVLIPPKGYLEKLRAITEKHGILLIFDEVITGFGRLGAATASEFFGVTPDLITMAKGISNAAVPAGAVAVRRNIHDTIVGAAASGIEFFHGYTYSAHPLATAAILATLGIYEKDQLFQRAKNLSPAFENAAHKLQGARHVIDVRNLGLVAGIELQPREGAPGARAAEVFAKCFDQGLMVRYTGDIIAISPPLIIEEGQIQEIFQKIDDILKTVD, from the coding sequence ATGACCAGCCAAGCCAATATCCCTGACCTCTCAAATCTGTGGATGCCTTTTACCGCCAACCGCCAATTCAAGGATCAGCCCCGCTTGCTGTCCAAGGCCAAGGGCATGTACTACACATCCACCACTGGCCATCAGGTCATGGACGCCACCGCCGGCTTGTGGTGCGTGAACGCCGGACACGGACGCCAGGAAATCACCGACGCGATTGCGCAGCAAACCGCTGAGCTCGATTACGCCCCCAGCTTTCAGCTTGGGCATCTGGACTCCTTCCGCGCCGCATCGGCCATTGCCAATCTGATGCCGGAAGGCATGGATCGCATCTTCTTTACCAATTCGGGGTCCGAGTCGGTCGACACCGCCCTGAAGATTGCGCTGGCTTACCATCGTGCGCGGGGCGAAGGGCAGCGCACACGCCTGATCGGGCGCGAACGCGGCTATCATGGCGTCGGCTTCGGGGGCATCTCGGTTGGCGGCATTTCACCCAACCGCAAGACCTTCTCGGGCGCCATGCTGCCCGGTGTCGACCACTTGCCCCACACTCACGACCTGTCCAAAAACGCCTACACGCGCGGCCAGCCCGCCTGGGGCGAACATTTCGCCGATGACCTTGAACGCATAGTCGCCCTGCACGATGCCTCGACCATTGCCGCCGTCATCGTCGAACCCATGGCCGGTTCCACCGGCGTGCTGATCCCACCCAAAGGCTATCTGGAAAAATTGCGTGCCATTACTGAAAAACATGGCATTTTGCTGATTTTTGATGAAGTCATCACTGGCTTTGGCCGCCTGGGCGCCGCCACCGCCAGCGAATTCTTTGGCGTCACGCCCGACCTGATCACCATGGCCAAGGGCATCAGCAATGCAGCCGTGCCCGCCGGCGCCGTTGCCGTCCGGCGCAATATCCACGACACCATCGTGGGCGCCGCAGCCAGCGGCATCGAATTCTTCCACGGCTATACCTATTCGGCCCACCCTCTGGCCACGGCAGCCATTCTGGCCACCTTGGGCATATACGAAAAAGACCAGCTGTTCCAGCGCGCCAAAAACCTGTCGCCCGCCTTCGAGAATGCCGCCCACAAGCTGCAGGGCGCGCGCCACGTGATCGACGTACGCAATCTGGGCCTGGTTGCCGGCATAGAACTGCAGCCTCGCGAAGGCGCCCCCGGCGCCCGCGCCGCCGAAGTCTTTGCCAAGTGCTTTGACCAGGGTCTGATGGTGCGCTACACCGGCGACATCATCGCCATCTCTCCTCCTCTCATTATCGAAGAAGGGCAAATCCAAGAGATTTTCCAGAAAATCGACGATATCCTGAAAACGGTAGACTGA